A region from the Rosa rugosa chromosome 6, drRosRugo1.1, whole genome shotgun sequence genome encodes:
- the LOC133718892 gene encoding probable membrane-associated kinase regulator 6 yields the protein METSQQPLSIESFSYSWLVNLKPPSFESLDNSLRTSLDASDEASFIEMDPTMPPSQRFFRNSQQDFKFDSQSPLSTLVHADELISNGYLLPLSVDDPLKNMESYDDYYDQASNSSTANLPVSSSKEAAPTENSSSDCSNSLRRCRRLSKRIFEKYLDFLRPLYKRIRGGHKANPKVAGNHVDKRFHSSKNSRVYSSETASPRISVAYSAPDDWRRSCDSESSIYEAVLHCKRSIGN from the exons ATGGAAACATCTCAGCAACCTCTCTCCATTGAAAGCTTTTCATACAGTTGGTTAGTGAATCTCAAGCCTCCTTCTTTTGAAAGCCTTGACAACTCCCTTAGGACTTCACTAGATGCATCCGATGAAGCCTCCTTCATCGAGATGGACCCAACAATGCCACCCTCTCAGAGATTCTTTAGGAATTCCCAGCAGGATTTCAAATTTGATTCACAATCTCCTCTCTCTACTCTTGTTCATGCTGATGAGCTCATTTCCAATGGTTATCTTTTGCCACTTTCGGTTGATGACCCATTGAAGAATATGGAGTCATATGATGATTATTATGATCAAGCCTCGAATTCCAGTACTGCAAACCTTCCAGTCTCTTCATCAAAAGAAGCTGCTCCAACAGAAAATTCTTCTTCAGATTGCTCTAATTCCTTGAGAAGGTGCAGAAGATTATCAAAAAGAATATTTGAGAAGTACTTGGATTTTCTCAGACCGTTGTACAAAAGGATTAGAGGAGGTCATAAAGCAAATCCTAAAGTAGCTGGGAATCATGTTGATAAAAGGTTCCATTCATCGAAGAACAGCAGGGTGTATTCATCAGAAACTGCATCGCCGCGAATAAGCGTAGCCTATTCTGCTCCCGATGATTGGCGAAGGTCCTGTGATTCCGAGAGCTCAATATATGAGGCAGTTCTTCATTGCAAAAGGTCCATAG GAAACTAA
- the LOC133718181 gene encoding uncharacterized protein LOC133718181: MNLKELEESFKELRIINEKQEKRVWYHETRAQNLTIAYVLLQGLFSIGIVLSSSSPPSSTPRNQWTQYHLDMNYMEQDLIFKKIQEAKHPPAASYKLSHSIKIEKCSGHEQEVPTEHEIVRPDVFQLFKRKVYIYFTALGLFAFTVIQLYACRLFYIR; this comes from the exons ATGAACTTAAAAGAGCTCGAGGAAAGCTTCAAGGAACTGAGAATCATCAACGAAAAGCAAGAAAAACGTGTATGGTACCACGAGACGAGAGCTCAGAACTTAACCATCGCTTATGTTCTGCTGCAAGGCTTGTTTTCCATAGGGATTGTACTTTCCTCGTCGTCACCACCGTCTAGTACTCCCAGAAATCAATG GACCCAGTACCATCTAGATATGAACTATATGGAGCAGGACCTCATATTCAAGAAGATACAAGAAGCCAAACACCCACCTGCAGCCAGTTATAAGCTCAGTCATTCCATCAAGATAGAAAAGTGCAGTGGTCATGAACAAGAAGTGCCTACAGAGCATGAAATTGTAAGACCTGATGTCTTTCAGCTCTTCAAACGCAAGGTTTATATTTACTTTACAGCTCTGGGTTTGTTCGCTTTCACTGTAATTCAGTTATACGCTTGCCGCTTGTTCTATATAAGGTGA
- the LOC133718188 gene encoding G-type lectin S-receptor-like serine/threonine-protein kinase At5g24080 isoform X2: MDGDATIWTSNTSGTGVEFASLLESGNFILYNEANRPMWQSFSHPSDTLLPNQPLSVSLELTTAKSPSHGGYYALKMLQQRTSLSLALTYNMPESTYNTSPESYYNNSYWTGPEISNVTGDVIAVLDEAGSFGIVYGESSDGAVYVYKNDGDDGGLSAASNKSNRLSVLRRLTLETNGNLRLYRWDDDVNGSRQWVSEWAAVSTPCDISGICGNGICTLDRTKANASCSCLPGTYKVNSGGQCSENSSLIGRCDSKQDYQPSQFRMSTVQQTNYYLPKFSVIANYSDIENVSKCGDVCLADCECVASVYGLDDENAYCWVLRSMEFGGFQDPGSTLFVKIRSNGSVVPEGDTRGSGDSSDGSSSNREKVLVIPIVLSMTVLIALLCLLLYYNVHKRRSFKRAMEKSLILSGAPMNFSYRDLQVRTWNFSQLLGTGGFGSVYKGSLADGTLVAVKKLERVLPHGEKEFITEVNTIGSMHHMNLVRLCGYCSEASQRLLVYEFMKNGSLDKWIFPSKYSGHRLLDWETRFNIAVGTAQGIAYFHEQCRDRVIHCDIKPENILIDENFCPKVSDFGLAKLMRREHSQVVTMVRGTRGYLAPEWVSNRPITVKADVYSYGMLLLEIVGGRRNLDMSFDVDDFFYPGWAFKEMTSGEPLKVADRRLEGAVEEEELIRALQTAFWCIQDEVFMRPTMGEVVRMLEGSVEINMPPMPQTVLELIDEGLDHVYRAMRREFNNHFSSFTINTHHSSQATCSYSTMSPR, from the exons ATGGATGGTGATGctactatttggacctccaacacTTCAGGCACCGGCGTTGAATTTGCATCCCTATTAGAATCTGGAAACTTCATCTTATACAATGAAGCCAACCGCCCTATGTGGCAGAGTTTCTCACATCCATCTGATACTCTCCTCCCAAACCAGCCTCTTTCGGTCTCTTTAGAGCTCACAACAGCTAAGTCACCCTCTCATGGTGGCTATTATGCTCTCAAAATGCTTCAACAGCGCACTTCGTTAAGCCTTGCATTGACTTATAATATGCCAGAAAGTACTTACAATACCTCACCAGAATCTTACTATAACAACTCTTACTGGACTGGACCGGAGATATCAAATGTGACAGGAGATGTCATAGCGGTTTTGGATGAAGCAGGAAGCTTTGGAATTGTGTACGGTGAGTCTTCAGATGGAGCTGTATATGTGTACAAgaatgatggtgatgatggagGACTATCAGCAGCCTCAAACAAATCAAACAGATTGTCAGTTCTTCGGAGATTGACACTCGAAACTAATGGAAATTTGCGTTTGTATCGTTGGGATGATGATGTCAATGGGTCAAGGCAATGGGTGTCAGAGTGGGCTGCAGTTTCAACACCATGTGACATTTCTGGAATTTGTGGTAATGGGATTTGTACTTTAGATAGGACCAAGGCCAATGCTTCTTGCTCATGTCTGCCAGGGACTTATAAGGTGAATAGTGGAGGTCAGTGTTCAGAGAACTCATCATTGATTGGAAGATGTGATTCGAAGCAGGATTATCAACCTTCACAGTTTAGAATGTCCACGGTGCAGCAAACCAATTACTATTTGCCAAAATTTTCAGTCATAGCAAATTATAGTGACATTGAAAATGTATCAAAATGTGGAGATGTTTGCTTAGCTGATTGTGAATGTGTTGCTTCAGTTTACGGGCTTGATGATGAAAATGCTTACTGTTGGGTTTTGAGGAGCATGGAGTTTGGTGGCTTTCAGGACCCTGGCTCAACCTTGTTTGTCAAAATTAGGTCCAATGGCTCGGTGGTACCAGAGGGAGATACAAGAGGATCCGGGGATTCATCAGATGGGTCTAGTAGTAACAGAGAAAAGGTTTTGGTTATACCTATTGTTCTGAGCATGACTGTTCTTATAGCCCTCCTATGTCTCTTACTATATTACAATGTGCATAAGAGGAGATCCTTCAAGAGAGCCATGGAGAAGTCTTTAATCTTGTCTGGTGCTCCAATGAATTTTAGTTACCGTGATTTACAAGTTCGTACCTGGAATTTTTCACAGCTTCTTGGAACTG GGGGCTTTGGGAGTGTGTACAAGGGAAGCCTTGCAGATGGTACTTTGGTTGCAGTTAAAAAACTTGAAAGGGTTTTGCCCCATGGGGAGAAGGAGTTTATAACTGAAGTCAACACCATTGGCTCTATGCATCACATGAACTTGGTTCGGCTATGTGGCTACTGCTCCGAAGCTTCACAACG GCTTTTGGTTTATGAATTCATGAAAAATGGGTCATTGGACAAATGGATATTTCCCTCAAAATATTCTGGACATAGGTTGCTGGACTGGGAAACtcgctttaacatagcagtgggAACTGCACAAGGGATTGCATATTTTCATGAGCAATGTCGAGATCGAGTAATACACTGTGACATCAAGCCGGAAAATATTCTTATAGATGAAAATTTCTGTCCTAAAGTGTCTGACTTTGGACTAGCTAAGTTGATGAGAAGAGAGCACTCACAGGTTGTTACCATGGTCAGAGGAACTAGAGGCTATTTGGCTCCAGAGTGGGTGAGTAACCGGCCTATAACTGTCAAGGCTGATGTTTATAGCTATGGCATGCTTCTCCTAGAGATCGTTGGTGGTCGAAGAAACCTTGACATGTCTTTTGATGTTGATGACTTCTTCTATCCTGGATGGGCTTTTAAG GAGATGACAAGTGGAGAGCCACTGAAAGTTGCAGATAGGAGACTAGAAGGAgcagtggaagaagaagaactcaTAAGAGCCTTGCAAACCGCATTTTGGTGCATACAAGATGAGGTTTTCATGAGACCTACAATGGGGGAAGTGGTGAGGATGCTGGAAGGATCGGTCGAAATCAACATGCCACCAATGCCCCAGACAGTTTTGGAGTTAATTGATGAAGGCTTAGATCATGTGTACAGAGCCATGAGGAGAGAGTTCAACAACCACTTCAGCTCATTCACCATCAACACCCACCATTCATCTCAAGCTACATGCAGTTATTCCACAATGTCCCCTAGATAG
- the LOC133718180 gene encoding uncharacterized protein LOC133718180, protein MDSDLEGIEARESRLRNAYESANAQASSILRFTLQWKELEEHIEYTKGLFKARFEEVRNREREIGVKEKEMEEEEVKFKAERDSKAKDLHRIQRMVEEKQKEIDGMEKRFSEVEDLVREKEVDCKLVRKCIEEGQRKLGSVEEQIRVKGMQLKYVQGLVEKQWKEHDLKEEKIRAMEKKEKDFGLLEKSMEEWAGRLEAKEMELRRWVEKLEGQEREVGSKIDEVNLIDKKVHECLKEVQLKEQNLYSLEKSLHVQSCGLQKKERELEIKQEQVYSDVVRKSTKVHSQTLKSKENSHQLKVEESEDTIPAANNGNRDGRGLQLLMNQHLRRNDLMLKEIDDTLQRSSDPAKLVLDAMHGFYPSYSAVENNKFELTVIRRSCNFLLRELKRVSPNITPQLRGEAMKLAVEWKAKMHTDNWLEVLGLLLLLAAYDLSSTYDVKELESLVGIVAQHNYDAAELCLALGIGDKAPDQDTQGQSTSKRNTSSNNCSPDNKIEKPADSPLANIQRTTTTNTDLPNPQVLPNEHLSTGNPLMIPAVTDGSCQSLVGLAGKVVAAGVVQELIANKQLLQAVVFSCTLKLTDMFPPVPLLKECAEGAIRNGSKAVKDLKDVIGCIKDYNLESEYPSKDIELQLQKLESLIVDREAACLDAKPVKQQAKKKRWRKRDSSTYVSDFQPPQSAKKKHIKCYHCNEPGHVQSNCPQRC, encoded by the coding sequence ATGGATTCGGATTTGGAAGGAATTGAGGCTAGGGAGAGTAGGCTGCGCAATGCTTATGAGAGTGCTAATGCTCAAGCTTCGTCGATTTTGCGGTTCACGCTGCAATGGAAGGAGCTTGAGGAGCATATTGAGTACACTAAGGGGTTGTTTAAGGCCCGATTCGAGGAGGTTCGGAACCGGGAGAGGGAGATTGGGGTGAAGGAGAAGGAGatggaggaggaagaggtgaaGTTTAAGGCGGAGAGGGACTCGAAAGCGAAGGATTTGCATAGGATTCAGAGGATGGTTGAGGAGAAGCAGAAGGAGATTGATGGGATGGAGAAGCGGTTTTCGGAGGTGGAGGATTTGGTTAGGGAGAAGGAGGTGGATTGTAAGTTGGTTCGGAAATGTATTGAAGAGGGGCAGAGGAAGTTGGGTTCGGTGGAAGAGCAGATTCGGGTGAAGGGGATGCAGTTGAAGTATGTTCAGGGGTTGGTTGAGAAGCAATGGAAGGAGCATGATTTGAAAGAGGAGAAGATTCGGGCaatggagaagaaagagaaggattTCGGTTTGCTTGAGAAGTCGATGGAGGAGTGGGCCGGTAGACTTGAGGCAAAGGAGATGGAGCTTCGGAGATGGGTTGAGAAGCTTGAAGGACAGGAGAGAGAGGTTGGCTCTAAGAttgatgaagtgaatttgattgataagaAGGTCCATGAATGCCTGAAAGAGGTTCAGTTGAAAGAACAGAATTTGTATTCCCTTGAAAAGTCACTACATGTACAATCGTGTGGACTTcaaaagaaagagagggagCTTGAAATCAAGCAAGAACAAGTTTATTCAGATGTGGTTCGAAAATCCACGAAAGTACACAGCCAGACTTTGAAATCGAAGGAGAATTCTCATCAATTGAAAGTTGAGGAATCAGAAGATACCATTCCTGCTGCTAACAATGGGAATCGGGATGGCAGAGGCTTGCAATTGTTAATGAACCAGCATTTGAGGAGGAATGATTTGATGCTTAAAGAAATTGACGATACTCTTCAAAGGTCATCAGATCCAGCGAAACTGGTGTTGGATGCAATGCATGGTTTTTACCCTTCATATTCGGCTGTGGAAAACAACAAGTTTGAGTTGACAGTTATTAGGAGGAGTTGTAATTTTTTGTTGAGGGAGTTAAAAAGAGTCTCTCCAAATATTACTCCTCAATTGAGAGGAGAAGCTATGAAGTTAGCAGTTGAGTGGAAAGCTAAGATGCATACTGACAACTGGTTGGAAGTATTGGGTCTTTTGCTGCTTCTTGCTGCTTATGATTTGAGCTCTACTTATGATGTGAAGGAGCTTGAAAGTCTTGTTGGTATAGTTGCTCAGCACAACTATGACGCAGCTGAATTATGCCTGGCTCTTGGTATTGGAGACAAGGCACCTGATCAGGACACACAGGGTCAAAGCACTTCAAAAAGAAATACAAGCAGCAACAATTGTTCCCCTGATAATAAAATTGAGAAACCTGCAGATTCTCCACTGGCCAATATTCAACGGACTACCACCACAAATACAGATTTACCGAACCCGCAGGTGTTACCAAATGAGCATTTGAGTACTGGGAATCCTTTGATGATTCCAGCTGTTACAGATGGTTCCTGTCAGTCATTAGTTGGTTTAGCAGGTAAAGTGGTTGCAGCAGGTGTGGTTCAGGAGCTTATTGCAAACAAGCAACTGCTTCAGGCCGTTGTGTTTAGTTGCACCCTCAAGTTAACTGACATGTTTCCCCCTGTGCCACTGTTAAAAGAATGTGCAGAGGGTGCGATAAGGAATGGCTCAAAGGCAGTAAAGGACCTGAAAGATGTGATTGGATGCATCAAAGATTACAACCTAGAGTCTGAATACCCATCCAAGGACATTGAATTGCAACTTCAGAAGCTGGAGAGCCTAATAGTGGATCGGGAAGCTGCATGTCTTGACGCCAAGCCAGTTAAACAACAAGCTAAGAAGAAAAGATGGAGGAAACGTGATAGCAGCACTTATGTCTCCGATTTTCAACCACCACAATCAGCGAAGAAGAAACACATCAAGTGTTACCATTGCAATGAGCCAGGGCATGTTCAGAGCAACTGTCCCCAAAGATGCTGA
- the LOC133716999 gene encoding F-box/LRR-repeat protein At3g26922-like → MADEEDNRVRSLSDLPDNVLGRVLSFLPTQEASRTSILSKSWRYLWSLTPNLDLDDQRAYNPNNYLTHSTNLLFLNYVERSISLRKFTKSFHLKFSIYDDRSNRHDVSSLESWITGLVKRNVEAVSLSLHIHRRVISIDFPDCFLSCKTLVDFEIESTKAGALVIYIPEPLRPSMCFSSLKTLSFINVTFTNEDSTNQLFSSCPVLEELTLNQCRWWDIKALNVLAPKLLRLTIIEPAYNANEPEEFRNCRIAVLGTNLMHFKYEGIFRHEYYLCNSPSLDKACIEGFPKVLEHGYYRLYRILRCISNLKDLEIRLVPKVEEQDLYNMPMFKNVTRLHILSRVKGNGLMKILQNSPSLSEILIFYEGIYLPFDIESLPLCLSHLKNIEFRVYGNEIITSENAFKYLLENAFVLKKMIISFYWTGSLTSFSGDEENFRKYILELPRRSKDCEVYVSFFISW, encoded by the exons ATGGCTGATGAAGAAGACAACAGAGTTAGAAGCCTGAGTGATTTACCCGATAATGTTCTTGGCCGCGTCTTATCCTTTCTACCAACACAAGAAGCCTCTAGAACGAGCATATTATCAAAAAGTTGGCGATACTTATGGTCATTGACTCCCAACCTTGACTTGGATGATCAAAGAGCCTATAACCCTAACAATTACTTAACACACTCGACAAATCTCCTCTTTCTCAATTATGTGGAAAGGTCCATCTCTCTTCGAAAATTCACCAAGAGCTTCCATCTCAAATTCAGCATTTATGATGATCGATCGAATCGACATGATGTCTCTTCCTTGGAGTCTTGGATCACTGGTCTGGTTAAGCGTAACGTTGAAGCTGTATCACTATCTCTACATATACACCGGCGAGTAATATCGATTGATTTTCCTGATTGCTTTTTGTCTTGCAAAACACTTGTGGATTTTGAAATCGAATCCACCAAGGCTGGAGCCCTGGTAATTTACATCCCCGAACCTCTTCGTCCCTCGATGTGTTTCTCAAGTCTCAAAACCTTGAGTTTCATAAACGTAACATTTACAAATGAAGACTCTACCAATCAACTATTTTCTAGCTGCCCGGTCCTTGAAGAGTTGACTTTGAATCAATGTCGGTGGTGGGATATCAAGGCTCTCAATGTTCTTGCGCCGAAGCTCCTGAGGTTAACTATAATCGAACCTGCCTACAATGCAAATGAACCAGAAGAATTTCGGAATTGCCGGATCGCAGTTCTTGGAACTAATCTCATGCATTTCAAGTATGAAGGTATCTTCAGGCACGAGTATTACTTATGCAATTCACCATCACTGGATAAGGCATGCATTGAGGGGTTTCCAAAGGTTTTGGAACACGGCTACTATCGATTGTATAGGATTCTTCGGTGTATCTCTAATCTAAAAGATTTAGAGATTCGGCTG GTTCCAAAAGTTGAAGAACAAGACCTATATAATATGCCCATGTTCAAGAACGTAACCCGTTTGCATATATTATCGAGGGTTAAAGGGAATGGATTGATGAAGATCCTGCAGaactctccttctctttctgaaaTTCTCATATTCTATGAG GGAATTTATCTACCCTTTGATATAGAATCTCTGCCTTTGTGTCTGTCACATTTGAAGAACATAGAGTTTCGTGTGTATGGAAATGAAATAATAACTTCGGAAAATGCATTCAAGTATTTGCTAGAAAATGCATTTGTTTTGAAGAAGATGATTATTTCATTCTATTGGACCGGTTCATTGACTTCATTCTCTGGAGACGAAGAAAACTTCAGAAAGTACATTTTGGAACTTCCCCGAAGATCAAAAGATTGTGAAGTATATGTTTCATTCTTTATATCGTGGTGA
- the LOC133718188 gene encoding G-type lectin S-receptor-like serine/threonine-protein kinase At5g24080 isoform X1 — protein sequence MASSSYLVLFFFLVLAGFGACMASQISLGSRLMSKENQTVVSDNGTFALGFSPMDEDNRYQLAIWFAELPGDRTIVWSANRNSAVTNNAILELETTGNLVLMDGDATIWTSNTSGTGVEFASLLESGNFILYNEANRPMWQSFSHPSDTLLPNQPLSVSLELTTAKSPSHGGYYALKMLQQRTSLSLALTYNMPESTYNTSPESYYNNSYWTGPEISNVTGDVIAVLDEAGSFGIVYGESSDGAVYVYKNDGDDGGLSAASNKSNRLSVLRRLTLETNGNLRLYRWDDDVNGSRQWVSEWAAVSTPCDISGICGNGICTLDRTKANASCSCLPGTYKVNSGGQCSENSSLIGRCDSKQDYQPSQFRMSTVQQTNYYLPKFSVIANYSDIENVSKCGDVCLADCECVASVYGLDDENAYCWVLRSMEFGGFQDPGSTLFVKIRSNGSVVPEGDTRGSGDSSDGSSSNREKVLVIPIVLSMTVLIALLCLLLYYNVHKRRSFKRAMEKSLILSGAPMNFSYRDLQVRTWNFSQLLGTGGFGSVYKGSLADGTLVAVKKLERVLPHGEKEFITEVNTIGSMHHMNLVRLCGYCSEASQRLLVYEFMKNGSLDKWIFPSKYSGHRLLDWETRFNIAVGTAQGIAYFHEQCRDRVIHCDIKPENILIDENFCPKVSDFGLAKLMRREHSQVVTMVRGTRGYLAPEWVSNRPITVKADVYSYGMLLLEIVGGRRNLDMSFDVDDFFYPGWAFKEMTSGEPLKVADRRLEGAVEEEELIRALQTAFWCIQDEVFMRPTMGEVVRMLEGSVEINMPPMPQTVLELIDEGLDHVYRAMRREFNNHFSSFTINTHHSSQATCSYSTMSPR from the exons ATGGCCTCTAGTAGTTACTTGGTgttgttcttcttcttggttCTAGCTGGGTTTGGTGCCTGCATGGCTAGCCAGATTAGTTTGGGTTCGAGGTTGATGTCTAAAGAGAACCAGACGGTGGTTTCTGATAATGGTACGTTTGCACTTGGGTTCAGTCCAATGGATGAAGATAACAGATATCAACTGGCAATTTGGTTTGCAGAGCTTCCTGGAGACAGAACCATAGTATGGTCTGCTAATAG AAATTctgctgtcaccaacaatgcaATCCTGGAGCTAGAGACCACCGGAAACCTTGTTCTCATGGATGGTGATGctactatttggacctccaacacTTCAGGCACCGGCGTTGAATTTGCATCCCTATTAGAATCTGGAAACTTCATCTTATACAATGAAGCCAACCGCCCTATGTGGCAGAGTTTCTCACATCCATCTGATACTCTCCTCCCAAACCAGCCTCTTTCGGTCTCTTTAGAGCTCACAACAGCTAAGTCACCCTCTCATGGTGGCTATTATGCTCTCAAAATGCTTCAACAGCGCACTTCGTTAAGCCTTGCATTGACTTATAATATGCCAGAAAGTACTTACAATACCTCACCAGAATCTTACTATAACAACTCTTACTGGACTGGACCGGAGATATCAAATGTGACAGGAGATGTCATAGCGGTTTTGGATGAAGCAGGAAGCTTTGGAATTGTGTACGGTGAGTCTTCAGATGGAGCTGTATATGTGTACAAgaatgatggtgatgatggagGACTATCAGCAGCCTCAAACAAATCAAACAGATTGTCAGTTCTTCGGAGATTGACACTCGAAACTAATGGAAATTTGCGTTTGTATCGTTGGGATGATGATGTCAATGGGTCAAGGCAATGGGTGTCAGAGTGGGCTGCAGTTTCAACACCATGTGACATTTCTGGAATTTGTGGTAATGGGATTTGTACTTTAGATAGGACCAAGGCCAATGCTTCTTGCTCATGTCTGCCAGGGACTTATAAGGTGAATAGTGGAGGTCAGTGTTCAGAGAACTCATCATTGATTGGAAGATGTGATTCGAAGCAGGATTATCAACCTTCACAGTTTAGAATGTCCACGGTGCAGCAAACCAATTACTATTTGCCAAAATTTTCAGTCATAGCAAATTATAGTGACATTGAAAATGTATCAAAATGTGGAGATGTTTGCTTAGCTGATTGTGAATGTGTTGCTTCAGTTTACGGGCTTGATGATGAAAATGCTTACTGTTGGGTTTTGAGGAGCATGGAGTTTGGTGGCTTTCAGGACCCTGGCTCAACCTTGTTTGTCAAAATTAGGTCCAATGGCTCGGTGGTACCAGAGGGAGATACAAGAGGATCCGGGGATTCATCAGATGGGTCTAGTAGTAACAGAGAAAAGGTTTTGGTTATACCTATTGTTCTGAGCATGACTGTTCTTATAGCCCTCCTATGTCTCTTACTATATTACAATGTGCATAAGAGGAGATCCTTCAAGAGAGCCATGGAGAAGTCTTTAATCTTGTCTGGTGCTCCAATGAATTTTAGTTACCGTGATTTACAAGTTCGTACCTGGAATTTTTCACAGCTTCTTGGAACTG GGGGCTTTGGGAGTGTGTACAAGGGAAGCCTTGCAGATGGTACTTTGGTTGCAGTTAAAAAACTTGAAAGGGTTTTGCCCCATGGGGAGAAGGAGTTTATAACTGAAGTCAACACCATTGGCTCTATGCATCACATGAACTTGGTTCGGCTATGTGGCTACTGCTCCGAAGCTTCACAACG GCTTTTGGTTTATGAATTCATGAAAAATGGGTCATTGGACAAATGGATATTTCCCTCAAAATATTCTGGACATAGGTTGCTGGACTGGGAAACtcgctttaacatagcagtgggAACTGCACAAGGGATTGCATATTTTCATGAGCAATGTCGAGATCGAGTAATACACTGTGACATCAAGCCGGAAAATATTCTTATAGATGAAAATTTCTGTCCTAAAGTGTCTGACTTTGGACTAGCTAAGTTGATGAGAAGAGAGCACTCACAGGTTGTTACCATGGTCAGAGGAACTAGAGGCTATTTGGCTCCAGAGTGGGTGAGTAACCGGCCTATAACTGTCAAGGCTGATGTTTATAGCTATGGCATGCTTCTCCTAGAGATCGTTGGTGGTCGAAGAAACCTTGACATGTCTTTTGATGTTGATGACTTCTTCTATCCTGGATGGGCTTTTAAG GAGATGACAAGTGGAGAGCCACTGAAAGTTGCAGATAGGAGACTAGAAGGAgcagtggaagaagaagaactcaTAAGAGCCTTGCAAACCGCATTTTGGTGCATACAAGATGAGGTTTTCATGAGACCTACAATGGGGGAAGTGGTGAGGATGCTGGAAGGATCGGTCGAAATCAACATGCCACCAATGCCCCAGACAGTTTTGGAGTTAATTGATGAAGGCTTAGATCATGTGTACAGAGCCATGAGGAGAGAGTTCAACAACCACTTCAGCTCATTCACCATCAACACCCACCATTCATCTCAAGCTACATGCAGTTATTCCACAATGTCCCCTAGATAG